The Enterobacter asburiae sequence TGAATAATCTCTTGTTGCAGAGCCATCATGCCCTCCATATGCAGAACATAAACAGAATGTGTTAACTGTTAAAACTAAACCTTTGAGCGGAAAACGACAAGGATCACAGTTTCGAGTGCGTTAATTTGCGGCGATTTAGCAGGTTATCGTTGTTTTATTAGAATTTTCCGAAATTCGTCTGGCATAAATCACAAAGTTGAACAATAGTACTTTTTATTCCATGCTTAGATAACACGCTGATAAACAAGAGGACGGAATATGAACAAGAACGTAGCAGGAATTCTTAGCGCAGCGGCGGTACTGACGATGCTGGCAGGGTGTACAGCTTACGATCGCACCAAGGATCAGTTTACCCAGCCCGTGGTTAAAGACGTTAAAAAAGGGATGACCCGTTCGCAGGTGGCTGCAATCGCCGGCAAGCCTTCTTCTGAAGTCACCATGATTCACGCGCGCGGTACG is a genomic window containing:
- the osmE gene encoding osmotically-inducible lipoprotein OsmE; protein product: MNKNVAGILSAAAVLTMLAGCTAYDRTKDQFTQPVVKDVKKGMTRSQVAAIAGKPSSEVTMIHARGTCQTYILGQRDGKAETYFVALDDTGHVINSGYQTCAEYDTDPQAPKAQ